In Luteimonas viscosa, the following proteins share a genomic window:
- a CDS encoding NIPSNAP family protein, which produces MTPHRSRPSRLLAAAVLLALLQAAPLFASEPAGPIHQLRIYGIFDETRQAFHDRFRDHAARIMARHGFHIVSMWESRGEDGKPRFVYLLQWRDEATMREGWAAFMADAEWARIKRETAREHGRFVDGIEEHVLQPTDYSPQASFSPK; this is translated from the coding sequence ATGACGCCGCACCGTTCACGACCGTCGCGCCTGCTGGCCGCCGCCGTGCTGCTCGCCCTGCTGCAGGCCGCGCCCCTGTTCGCCTCGGAACCCGCCGGGCCGATCCACCAGTTGCGGATCTACGGGATCTTCGACGAGACCCGCCAGGCCTTCCACGACCGCTTTCGCGACCACGCTGCGCGGATCATGGCGCGCCACGGCTTCCACATCGTCTCGATGTGGGAGAGCCGCGGCGAGGATGGCAAGCCGCGTTTCGTCTACCTGCTGCAGTGGCGGGACGAGGCGACGATGCGCGAAGGCTGGGCCGCCTTCATGGCCGACGCCGAATGGGCGCGGATCAAGCGCGAAACCGCACGCGAGCACGGCCGCTTCGTCGACGGCATCGAGGAACACGTGCTGCAGCCGACGGACTACTCGCCGCAGGCGTCGTTTTCCCCGAAGTGA
- a CDS encoding sensor histidine kinase codes for MSIALPRPLALPRQQLFWLLHIGGWSAYFALGYLAAIAHDKPPGYWVVPLTAAATGATATLALRVLLRLFWHLPPGRLALAMVVPVLAASALMDATTRAVLVEFCETCKPANRVAFVAYALGYIYVLLAWVGLYLGIRYYRQLQGETERTLAARSIAHQAQLKMLRYQLNPHFLFNTLNAISTLILDRDNATANRMVQGLSAFLRHSLDNDPMQRVTLRQELDALTLYLDIERIRFAERLRVETRIDEDCWRALLPSLLLQPLVENAIKYAVARQVAGGVLRIGARREGPQLVLTVADDGPGCGSLEGGQAPAGKGVGLRNTRERLSVLYGDAGSLSIRNLDPGIEVTLRLPFETSQAIRD; via the coding sequence ATGTCCATCGCCCTGCCACGCCCGCTGGCGCTTCCGCGCCAGCAGCTGTTCTGGCTGCTGCACATCGGCGGCTGGTCGGCGTACTTCGCCCTGGGCTACCTCGCGGCCATCGCCCACGACAAGCCACCCGGCTACTGGGTGGTGCCTCTGACCGCGGCCGCCACCGGCGCCACCGCCACCCTCGCGTTGCGGGTGCTGCTGCGGCTGTTCTGGCACCTGCCGCCCGGACGGCTGGCGCTGGCGATGGTGGTGCCGGTGCTGGCCGCGTCGGCGCTGATGGACGCGACCACGCGCGCGGTGCTGGTGGAGTTCTGCGAGACCTGCAAGCCGGCGAACCGGGTCGCCTTCGTCGCCTACGCGCTGGGTTACATCTACGTGCTGCTGGCGTGGGTGGGCCTGTACCTGGGCATCCGCTACTACCGCCAGCTGCAGGGCGAAACTGAGCGCACCCTGGCCGCGCGCAGCATCGCCCACCAGGCGCAGCTGAAGATGCTGCGTTACCAGCTCAACCCGCATTTCCTGTTCAACACGCTCAACGCGATCTCCACCCTGATCCTGGACCGCGACAACGCCACCGCCAACCGCATGGTCCAGGGCCTGTCGGCGTTCCTGCGGCATTCGCTGGACAACGACCCGATGCAGCGCGTCACCCTGCGCCAGGAACTCGACGCGCTGACGCTCTATCTCGACATCGAACGGATCCGTTTCGCCGAACGGCTGCGGGTGGAGACCCGCATCGACGAGGACTGCTGGCGCGCGCTGCTGCCCAGCCTGCTGCTGCAGCCGCTGGTCGAGAACGCGATCAAGTACGCGGTCGCCCGCCAGGTCGCGGGCGGCGTGCTGCGCATCGGCGCGCGCCGCGAGGGCCCGCAACTGGTGCTGACCGTGGCCGACGACGGTCCCGGGTGCGGCAGCCTGGAAGGCGGCCAGGCGCCGGCCGGCAAGGGCGTCGGCCTGCGCAACACGAGAGAGCGGCTGTCGGTGCTTTACGGCGACGCCGGGTCGCTGTCGATCCGCAACCTCGATCCCGGCATCGAGGTCACGTTGCGCCTTCCGTTCGAGACCTCGCAGGCGATCCGGGACTGA
- a CDS encoding LytR/AlgR family response regulator transcription factor, with product MIVDDEPLARRGLELRLQAHPDVEIVGQYGDGAAALAALRDDRPDLLFLDVQMPGVDGFETLRRIPASEMPLVVFVTAFDHYAIRAFEASAADYLLKPVEDSRLAQALARVREVRAQREAGAHCGQLLELLGELSGRAPLRLEEALLPDAIERLRREEKLAVRDGHRTIRVDLRSIRWIDAAGDYMCLHVDGKAGAGETLVLRATMREMERQLDPQRFPRIHRSTIVNASRVVELRPHSNGESFLRLDCGQELKLSRSHRDKLPILL from the coding sequence ATGATCGTCGACGACGAGCCGCTGGCCCGGCGCGGCCTCGAGCTTCGCCTGCAGGCGCACCCCGACGTCGAGATCGTCGGCCAGTACGGCGACGGCGCGGCGGCGCTGGCCGCACTGCGCGACGATCGGCCGGACCTGCTGTTCCTGGACGTGCAGATGCCCGGCGTGGACGGCTTCGAGACGCTGCGCCGCATCCCCGCCAGCGAGATGCCGCTGGTGGTGTTCGTGACCGCGTTCGACCACTACGCCATCCGGGCGTTCGAGGCTTCGGCGGCCGACTACCTGCTCAAGCCGGTCGAGGACAGCCGCCTGGCGCAAGCGCTGGCGCGCGTGCGCGAGGTGCGCGCGCAACGCGAGGCAGGCGCCCATTGCGGGCAATTGCTCGAGCTGCTGGGAGAACTGAGCGGGCGGGCGCCGCTGCGGCTCGAAGAGGCGTTGCTGCCCGATGCGATCGAGCGGCTGCGCCGCGAGGAGAAGCTCGCGGTGCGCGACGGCCATCGCACCATCCGCGTCGACCTGCGCAGCATCCGCTGGATCGACGCGGCCGGCGACTACATGTGCCTGCACGTCGACGGCAAGGCGGGCGCCGGCGAGACCCTGGTGCTGCGCGCGACGATGCGCGAGATGGAACGCCAGCTGGATCCGCAGCGTTTCCCCCGCATCCACCGCTCGACGATCGTCAACGCCAGCCGGGTGGTCGAGCTGCGCCCGCACAGCAACGGCGAGAGCTTCCTGCGGCTCGACTGCGGCCAGGAACTCAAGCTCTCGCGCAGCCATCGCGACAAGCTGCCGATCCTGCTCTGA
- a CDS encoding efflux RND transporter permease subunit — protein sequence MKLTEASLRNPAAVAVVVALACAFGLLSLGKLPLQLFPDIERPQMSIQTAWRAASPQEMESEIVEPIETVLQGLPGIEEIASNVNTGFSAINLTFAIGSDMDAMLVEVLARMNRLPPLPRDATPPVVQAGADNANDSLTYFFVQKLPDTPGDIRDYRQMIEDRIVPRLTSVQGVAGVAINGGAPEELTITLDLARAAAMDIRVPDVAAVAARATDVSGGVVEAGRREYVLRFAGRYSPEAMGELVLAWREGRPVRLADVATVEVKRPEQRFFAYQNGNPAIGLRILRTHDANVLATLDEVKREVADLREEELLPLGLDIAQSFDASVFIHRAIGLLSGSLFAGILLAVGCLWWFLRDVRATALIACAIPICLLATFIVLQLTGRSLNVISLAGLAFAVGMVMDAAVVVAENIVRLREQGVPAARAALEGTRQVGGALVASTLTTVAVFLPVIFMRDVEGQLFADLALTISIAVGISLLVAVTVLPVAAGTWLRSRPRDGQPRGWSRVGDWALRTTATRRRQWMWVVALVPAPLLLAVLLVPQIDYLPPVKRAAVDAFFTFPPGMSPARVDREIAPVLLERMRPYLEGERGPRLSNWYLNLWPGGGTLGARVVDPADIGELERIVRDEIVTGFPDTRAFASEGELFGGFGGSARAIAIHLQHGDGEALARAAESGRRALGDRFPGANVQSFPNVDAGTPELRISPDDRRLAESGWQRSELGTIVRTLGEGQWLGEHFDGERRLAIILRGQHADPERVEAAPLATPLGGVLTLGELANVDTVIAPNQLRRIDRRRTVTLTVDPPQAMSLEQALRIVDDEIVPALRETLPDDATVRVSGSADRLDEVVGNMASNFAIALLVLFLLMTAMFRSLRDSAVVMATLPLALLGGVAGLRVLDLAAGQTLDLLSMIGFILLLGMVINNAILLVAQAREAQAGGASLEEALRQALEQRLRPILIAALTGVLGALPMAVNPGPGAVIYRGLAAVSVGGVALSLLFTVVLVPALMRLAAARVPRPSVAGDSLVQAPA from the coding sequence ATGAAACTCACCGAAGCCTCGCTGCGCAACCCGGCCGCGGTCGCCGTGGTCGTGGCGCTGGCATGCGCCTTCGGCCTGCTCAGCCTGGGCAAGCTGCCGCTGCAGCTGTTCCCCGACATCGAGCGGCCGCAGATGTCGATCCAGACGGCATGGCGCGCGGCCTCGCCGCAGGAGATGGAATCGGAGATCGTCGAACCCATCGAAACCGTGCTGCAGGGACTGCCCGGGATCGAGGAGATCGCCTCCAACGTCAACACGGGTTTCAGCGCGATCAACCTGACGTTCGCGATCGGCAGCGACATGGACGCGATGCTGGTCGAGGTGCTCGCGCGCATGAACCGGCTGCCGCCACTGCCGCGCGACGCCACGCCGCCGGTGGTCCAGGCCGGCGCAGACAACGCCAACGATTCGCTGACCTACTTCTTCGTGCAGAAGCTGCCGGACACGCCGGGCGACATCCGCGACTACCGGCAGATGATCGAGGACCGCATCGTGCCGCGCCTGACTTCGGTGCAGGGCGTGGCCGGCGTCGCGATCAACGGCGGTGCGCCGGAGGAACTCACCATCACCCTCGACCTGGCGCGCGCGGCCGCGATGGACATCCGGGTGCCGGACGTGGCCGCGGTCGCGGCGCGCGCCACCGACGTGTCGGGCGGCGTGGTCGAGGCCGGGCGGCGCGAATACGTGCTGCGCTTCGCCGGCCGCTATTCGCCCGAGGCGATGGGCGAGCTGGTCCTGGCCTGGCGCGAGGGTCGCCCGGTGCGCCTGGCCGACGTCGCCACGGTCGAGGTGAAGCGCCCCGAACAGCGCTTCTTCGCCTACCAGAACGGAAACCCGGCGATCGGGCTGCGGATCCTGCGCACCCACGACGCCAACGTGCTGGCCACGCTCGACGAGGTCAAGCGCGAGGTGGCCGACCTGCGCGAGGAGGAGCTGCTGCCGCTGGGCCTGGACATCGCCCAGAGCTTCGACGCCTCGGTGTTCATCCACCGCGCCATCGGGCTGCTGTCGGGCAGCCTGTTCGCCGGGATACTGCTCGCTGTCGGCTGCCTGTGGTGGTTCCTGCGCGACGTACGCGCCACCGCGCTGATCGCCTGCGCCATCCCGATCTGCCTGCTGGCCACCTTCATCGTGCTGCAGCTCACCGGCCGCAGCCTCAACGTGATCTCGCTCGCAGGCCTGGCCTTCGCGGTGGGCATGGTGATGGACGCCGCGGTGGTGGTGGCCGAGAACATCGTGCGCCTGCGCGAACAGGGCGTGCCGGCGGCGCGCGCAGCGCTGGAGGGCACGCGCCAGGTCGGCGGCGCGCTGGTCGCCTCCACGCTGACCACGGTGGCGGTGTTCCTGCCGGTGATCTTCATGCGCGACGTGGAAGGCCAGCTGTTCGCGGACCTGGCGCTGACGATCTCGATCGCGGTGGGCATCTCGCTGCTGGTCGCGGTGACCGTGCTGCCGGTCGCGGCCGGAACCTGGCTGCGCTCGCGCCCGCGCGATGGGCAACCCCGGGGCTGGAGCCGGGTCGGCGACTGGGCGCTGCGCACCACCGCCACGCGACGTCGCCAGTGGATGTGGGTCGTCGCGCTGGTGCCGGCGCCGCTGCTGCTGGCGGTGCTGCTGGTGCCGCAGATCGACTACCTGCCACCGGTCAAGCGCGCCGCGGTCGATGCGTTCTTCACCTTCCCGCCCGGCATGAGTCCGGCCCGCGTCGACCGCGAGATCGCGCCGGTGCTGCTGGAACGCATGCGTCCCTATCTCGAGGGCGAGCGCGGGCCCCGGCTCAGCAACTGGTACCTGAACCTGTGGCCCGGCGGCGGCACGCTGGGCGCGCGCGTGGTCGATCCGGCGGACATCGGCGAACTCGAGCGCATCGTCCGCGACGAGATCGTAACGGGATTTCCCGACACGCGTGCCTTCGCCAGCGAAGGCGAACTGTTCGGCGGCTTCGGCGGCTCGGCGCGCGCGATCGCGATCCACCTGCAGCACGGCGATGGCGAGGCGCTGGCGCGCGCCGCCGAATCGGGCAGGCGCGCCCTGGGCGACCGCTTCCCCGGCGCAAACGTGCAGTCCTTCCCGAACGTCGACGCGGGCACGCCCGAGCTGCGCATCTCGCCCGACGACCGGCGCCTGGCCGAATCGGGCTGGCAGCGCAGCGAGCTCGGCACGATCGTCCGCACGCTCGGAGAAGGGCAGTGGCTGGGCGAGCACTTCGACGGCGAGCGCCGCCTGGCGATCATCCTGCGCGGCCAGCATGCGGATCCGGAGCGCGTGGAAGCCGCGCCGCTGGCGACCCCGCTCGGCGGCGTGCTCACGCTGGGCGAACTGGCAAACGTCGACACGGTGATCGCCCCCAACCAGCTGCGCCGCATCGATCGCCGCCGCACCGTCACCCTGACGGTCGATCCGCCGCAGGCGATGTCGCTGGAGCAGGCGCTGCGCATCGTCGACGACGAGATCGTGCCGGCGCTGCGCGAGACCCTGCCAGACGATGCCACCGTGCGCGTGTCGGGCAGCGCCGACCGGCTCGACGAAGTGGTCGGCAACATGGCCAGCAACTTCGCCATCGCCCTGCTGGTGCTGTTCCTGCTGATGACGGCGATGTTCCGCTCGCTGCGCGACAGCGCGGTGGTGATGGCGACCCTGCCGCTGGCGTTGCTCGGCGGCGTCGCCGGGCTGCGCGTGCTCGACCTCGCGGCAGGCCAGACGCTCGACCTGCTGTCGATGATCGGCTTCATCCTGCTGCTGGGCATGGTGATCAACAACGCCATCCTGCTGGTGGCGCAGGCGCGCGAGGCGCAGGCCGGCGGCGCCTCGCTGGAGGAGGCGCTGCGCCAGGCGCTCGAGCAGCGCCTGCGCCCGATCCTGATCGCCGCGCTCACCGGCGTGCTCGGCGCGCTGCCGATGGCCGTCAATCCCGGACCGGGCGCGGTGATCTATCGGGGCCTGGCGGCCGTGTCGGTCGGCGGCGTGGCCCTGAGCCTGCTGTTCACGGTGGTGCTGGTGCCGGCGCTGATGCGCCTGGCCGCGGCACGCGTGCCACGCCCCTCCGTCGCCGGCGATTCCCTGGTCCAGGCACCCGCCTGA
- a CDS encoding efflux RND transporter periplasmic adaptor subunit, whose product MRPVHAALLASVLASTLILSLRQGFADDAPPAAREAPPAVVSVAPAVRAEFRPYHWAPGSVVSRNDARVAADVAGRVLRSAAVGEHVRAGQPLAALDDAALRLAERESGSVIARVQAQLELAQAQERRFATLAEQRSVARAQYEQQRADRDVLVQELARARAQRDSIRHQRSRMLVRAPFDGVVAERLAQPGEYLQPGDPVARLVDTGAREVRTHAPVALARHLAPGASVRLRDGDEEREARVSALVPVGDEASRQVELRIAVDADVLPVGSALSVGLPSAPPRSVVAVPRDALVLRREGDFVVRASAANRAERLPVLAGDEIDGMIEVTGGVAPGDRLVVRGAERIEPGQALSIQAPADTVALR is encoded by the coding sequence ATGCGTCCCGTGCATGCCGCCCTGCTCGCCAGCGTGCTCGCCAGCACCCTCATCCTCAGCCTGCGCCAGGGTTTCGCCGACGATGCCCCGCCGGCCGCGCGCGAAGCGCCACCTGCGGTCGTCAGCGTCGCGCCCGCGGTGCGCGCCGAGTTCCGCCCCTACCACTGGGCCCCGGGCAGCGTCGTCAGCCGCAACGACGCGCGGGTGGCGGCGGACGTGGCCGGTCGGGTCCTGCGCAGCGCCGCGGTCGGCGAGCACGTCCGCGCCGGCCAGCCGCTCGCCGCGCTCGACGATGCCGCGTTGCGGCTGGCGGAGCGCGAGAGCGGGTCGGTGATCGCCCGCGTCCAGGCGCAGCTGGAACTGGCGCAGGCGCAGGAACGCCGCTTCGCCACGCTGGCCGAGCAACGCAGCGTGGCGCGCGCGCAGTACGAACAGCAGCGCGCCGATCGCGACGTGCTGGTGCAGGAACTGGCGCGCGCCCGGGCCCAGCGCGACAGCATCCGCCACCAGCGCTCGCGGATGCTGGTGCGCGCGCCGTTCGACGGGGTGGTCGCCGAACGGCTGGCGCAGCCGGGCGAATACCTGCAGCCGGGCGACCCGGTCGCGCGCCTGGTCGACACCGGCGCACGCGAAGTCCGCACGCACGCGCCCGTCGCCCTGGCGCGCCACCTCGCGCCCGGCGCGAGCGTGCGCCTGCGCGATGGCGACGAAGAGCGCGAGGCGCGGGTCAGCGCACTGGTGCCGGTCGGCGACGAAGCCTCGCGCCAGGTGGAACTGCGGATCGCCGTCGACGCGGACGTGCTGCCCGTGGGCAGTGCGCTGAGCGTGGGCCTGCCGAGCGCGCCACCGCGCAGCGTGGTGGCGGTGCCGCGCGATGCGCTGGTGCTGCGCCGCGAGGGCGATTTCGTGGTGCGCGCCAGCGCGGCCAACCGGGCCGAACGCCTGCCGGTGCTGGCCGGCGACGAGATCGACGGCATGATCGAGGTCACCGGCGGTGTCGCGCCCGGCGACCGCCTGGTGGTGCGCGGCGCGGAACGGATCGAGCCCGGCCAGGCGCTGAGCATCCAGGCGCCGGCGGACACCGTCGCGCTGCGCTGA
- a CDS encoding NUDIX hydrolase yields MPYTPIVATLGYVLSPDRRKVLMVHRNARPDDHQLGKYNGLGGKLEADEDVVAGMRREIREEAGIDCEAMSLRGTISWPGFGRHGEDWLGFVFLVTGYRGEPFASNPEGTLEWVEVARLGELPLWDGDRHFLPLVFDDDPRAFHGVMPYRDGRMVSWQVSRI; encoded by the coding sequence ATGCCCTACACCCCGATCGTCGCCACCCTCGGCTACGTGCTCTCGCCCGATCGGCGCAAGGTGCTGATGGTCCATCGCAACGCGCGCCCGGACGACCACCAGCTCGGCAAGTACAACGGCCTGGGCGGCAAGCTAGAAGCCGACGAGGACGTGGTCGCGGGCATGCGCCGCGAGATCCGCGAGGAAGCGGGGATCGACTGCGAGGCGATGTCGCTGCGCGGCACGATCAGCTGGCCGGGTTTCGGCCGGCACGGCGAGGACTGGCTGGGCTTCGTGTTCCTCGTCACCGGATACCGCGGTGAACCCTTCGCCTCGAATCCGGAAGGCACGCTGGAATGGGTGGAGGTGGCGCGCCTGGGCGAGTTGCCGCTGTGGGACGGCGACCGCCACTTCCTGCCCCTGGTGTTCGACGACGACCCACGCGCGTTCCACGGGGTGATGCCGTATCGCGACGGCCGGATGGTGTCCTGGCAGGTGTCGAGGATCTGA
- a CDS encoding PAS-domain containing protein, with protein sequence MLSIGLVAAAATVWLAMLFGTALFAERSAGVLARHWKHVYALSLAVHCTSWTFYGTVTQAGRYGWPLPPTFVGAIVFYAFAVFFLIRLVRLARESNATSLADLIATRLGKDAWLAATVTLVAALGLVPYIALQLQAITQSFATLTASAVHGGDVAPPPWRDGALYVALAMALFAMLFGTRRASATEHNPGLVLAIAFESLFKLVAMLALGAFVWLGLEGVAADVPPPPAPVASSAGGFMPLVLLGALAMFIMPHQFHVGVVECRDDRDIRTARWLFPLYLLLIAIPALPLARAGEALLGGSVPSDMYALALPLAAGHEAIALLVFLGGLSAATGMVIVSTLTLSLMIGNHWFAPGLLRGAWSRGRGDDHRGALLALRRGGIVAIMLLGWVYSRRLGSNEALADVGAVSFSALATLAPALGFAVWRPQTPARAAVAGVLAGFAAWAWVMLPPMLAPGQAWLQAGPWGLAWLAPESLFGLTGWSRLGRAVGVSLFVGTALTVLVAGLRSTPHPSEARGSDRQTLRNAGRRFLPAPRVDALLREAPANGPVPAAIELGLERELAAVLGSASARLLLDAARRDAGPDLDTVAAIVGEASQDLRFNQRVLEAALENMSQGISVVDSDLRLVAWNRRYLELFDYPAGLMRVGVPVERLVRHNLRRGLIGAVDVEREVGRRLRHMRAGTPYLAERRFPDGTVVEIRGNPMPSGGFVATFTDVTAFRDAEAELKRSNETLELRVAERTESLDQARREAERANDAKTRFLAAVGHDLLQPLHAAQLFTDSLGRQLAPQQRAALAQVRGALDSTTDLLTGLFDMSRLEAGGLVPQPRDFPLAEVLEPLASEFRALAAERGLAFRVVATAAWVHGDPQLLRRVLQNFLANAVRYTAAGGVLLGLRRDGTGLRVEVHDTGPGIETAQQGPIFEEFRRGDGAPGQGLGLGLAIADRIARLMRAHIGLRSRVGRGTVFSLQLPRAEAAHGAWTGSQRTGLAGCRVLVVDNDPTALAALRALLEGWGCTVDAAADGPAAEALLQRHASSLWLLDYHLDDGDTGVALHARLAARFGARPTLILSADDSGEVRRAALEHDLALLRKPVRPLALKSTLDRLRAMRMA encoded by the coding sequence GTGCTGAGCATCGGACTGGTCGCGGCCGCGGCGACGGTATGGCTGGCCATGCTGTTCGGCACCGCGCTCTTCGCCGAACGCAGCGCGGGCGTGCTGGCCCGGCACTGGAAGCACGTCTATGCGCTGTCCCTGGCCGTGCACTGCACGTCGTGGACGTTCTACGGCACGGTCACCCAGGCGGGCCGCTATGGCTGGCCGCTGCCGCCGACCTTCGTCGGCGCGATCGTGTTCTACGCGTTCGCCGTCTTCTTCCTGATCCGGCTGGTGCGGCTTGCGCGCGAGAGCAACGCTACTTCGCTGGCCGACCTGATCGCCACGCGGCTGGGCAAGGATGCGTGGCTGGCTGCCACGGTCACCCTGGTGGCCGCGCTCGGCCTGGTTCCGTACATCGCGCTGCAGCTGCAGGCGATCACCCAGAGCTTCGCGACGTTGACCGCGAGTGCGGTGCATGGCGGAGACGTCGCGCCGCCACCGTGGCGCGACGGCGCGCTGTACGTCGCGCTGGCCATGGCCCTGTTCGCGATGCTGTTCGGCACCCGCCGGGCGAGCGCCACCGAACACAACCCGGGGCTGGTGCTGGCGATCGCGTTCGAGTCGCTGTTCAAGCTGGTGGCGATGCTGGCGCTGGGCGCGTTCGTCTGGCTCGGGCTGGAAGGCGTGGCGGCCGACGTGCCGCCGCCGCCCGCGCCGGTGGCGTCCTCGGCGGGCGGATTCATGCCGCTGGTGCTGCTCGGCGCGCTGGCGATGTTCATCATGCCCCACCAGTTCCACGTCGGCGTGGTCGAATGCCGCGACGACCGCGACATCCGCACCGCGCGCTGGCTGTTTCCGCTGTACCTGCTGCTGATCGCGATCCCGGCGCTGCCGCTGGCGCGTGCGGGCGAGGCGCTGCTGGGCGGCAGCGTGCCCTCGGACATGTACGCGCTGGCGCTGCCGCTCGCCGCGGGGCACGAGGCGATCGCGCTGCTGGTGTTCCTGGGCGGGCTGAGCGCGGCGACCGGCATGGTGATCGTCAGCACGCTCACGCTGAGCCTGATGATCGGCAACCACTGGTTCGCGCCCGGCCTGCTGCGCGGCGCATGGTCGCGCGGGCGTGGCGACGATCACCGCGGCGCGCTGCTGGCGCTGCGCCGGGGCGGGATCGTCGCGATCATGCTGCTGGGCTGGGTCTACAGCCGGCGGCTGGGGAGCAACGAGGCGCTGGCCGATGTCGGCGCGGTGTCGTTCTCGGCGCTGGCCACGCTGGCGCCGGCGCTGGGCTTCGCGGTCTGGCGACCACAGACGCCGGCACGCGCGGCGGTGGCGGGGGTGCTCGCCGGATTCGCCGCATGGGCCTGGGTGATGCTGCCGCCGATGCTGGCGCCGGGGCAGGCGTGGCTGCAGGCGGGGCCGTGGGGACTGGCGTGGCTGGCGCCCGAATCCCTGTTCGGCCTGACCGGCTGGAGCCGGCTCGGCCGCGCGGTCGGGGTGAGCCTGTTCGTCGGCACCGCGCTCACCGTGCTGGTGGCGGGCCTGCGCAGCACGCCGCATCCCAGCGAGGCGCGCGGCTCCGACCGGCAGACGCTGCGCAACGCCGGTCGCCGCTTCCTGCCGGCGCCGCGCGTCGACGCACTGCTGCGCGAAGCACCCGCGAACGGGCCGGTGCCGGCCGCGATCGAGCTCGGGCTGGAACGCGAACTCGCGGCGGTCCTGGGCAGCGCGTCCGCGCGCCTGCTGCTCGATGCCGCGCGCCGCGACGCCGGTCCCGACCTGGATACCGTCGCCGCGATCGTCGGCGAGGCGTCGCAGGACCTGCGCTTCAACCAGCGCGTGCTCGAGGCGGCGCTCGAGAACATGAGCCAGGGCATCAGCGTGGTCGACAGCGACCTGCGGCTGGTGGCCTGGAACCGCCGCTACCTGGAGCTGTTCGACTATCCCGCCGGGCTGATGCGCGTGGGCGTGCCGGTCGAACGCCTGGTGAGGCACAACCTGCGGCGCGGGCTGATCGGCGCGGTCGACGTCGAGCGCGAAGTCGGGCGGCGCCTGCGCCACATGCGCGCCGGCACGCCTTACCTCGCCGAGCGTCGTTTCCCGGATGGGACGGTGGTCGAGATCCGCGGCAACCCGATGCCCAGCGGCGGCTTCGTGGCGACCTTCACCGACGTGACCGCGTTCCGCGACGCCGAGGCCGAGCTCAAGCGCAGCAACGAGACCCTGGAGTTGCGCGTGGCCGAGCGCACCGAAAGCCTCGACCAGGCGCGGCGCGAGGCCGAGCGCGCGAACGACGCCAAGACCCGGTTCCTCGCCGCGGTCGGCCACGACCTGCTGCAGCCATTGCATGCCGCGCAGCTGTTCACAGATTCGCTGGGCAGGCAGCTGGCGCCGCAGCAGCGGGCCGCGCTTGCGCAGGTGCGCGGCGCGCTCGATTCCACCACCGACCTGTTGACCGGGCTGTTCGACATGTCGCGGCTGGAGGCGGGCGGGCTGGTGCCGCAGCCGCGCGATTTCCCGCTCGCCGAGGTGCTGGAACCGCTCGCCTCGGAGTTCCGCGCGCTGGCGGCGGAGCGGGGGCTGGCGTTCCGCGTCGTCGCGACGGCCGCCTGGGTGCACGGGGATCCGCAGCTGCTGCGGCGCGTGCTGCAGAATTTCCTGGCCAACGCGGTGCGCTACACGGCGGCCGGCGGCGTGCTGCTCGGCTTGCGTCGCGACGGCACGGGACTGCGCGTGGAGGTGCACGACACCGGCCCCGGCATCGAGACCGCGCAACAGGGACCGATCTTCGAGGAGTTCCGACGCGGCGACGGCGCGCCCGGGCAGGGACTGGGGCTCGGGCTCGCAATCGCCGACCGCATCGCGCGCCTGATGCGGGCGCACATCGGGCTGCGCAGCCGGGTGGGTCGCGGCACCGTGTTCTCGCTGCAACTGCCGCGCGCGGAAGCTGCCCATGGCGCCTGGACGGGCAGCCAGCGGACCGGACTGGCCGGCTGCAGGGTGCTGGTGGTGGACAACGATCCGACCGCGCTGGCGGCGCTGCGGGCGTTGCTGGAAGGTTGGGGATGCACGGTCGATGCCGCTGCCGACGGCCCTGCCGCCGAAGCGCTGCTGCAGCGGCACGCGTCGTCGCTCTGGCTGCTCGACTACCACCTGGACGACGGCGATACCGGCGTCGCCCTGCACGCGCGCCTGGCAGCGCGCTTCGGTGCCAGGCCGACGCTGATCCTCAGCGCCGACGACAGCGGCGAGGTGCGCCGCGCCGCGCTGGAGCACGACCTGGCGCTGCTGCGCAAGCCGGTGCGCCCGCTGGCGCTCAAGTCCACGCTCGACCGGCTGCGCGCGATGCGCATGGCGTGA